One Helianthus annuus cultivar XRQ/B chromosome 12, HanXRQr2.0-SUNRISE, whole genome shotgun sequence genomic region harbors:
- the LOC110867902 gene encoding shikimate kinase, chloroplastic, with the protein MNMFDELDSSLESECLTTKDDLALKKKSQETGPHLDGRCIYLVGMMGSGKTTIGQILSQLLHGYSFFDSDKLVEEAAGGATVADIFKLHGESFFREMETEVLRKLSRTYRLVISTGGGAVVEPINWKYMHKGIIVFIDVPLEVLARRITSVGTTSRPLLHHGSSDSYVKTLRQLSMLWKERSEAYNNAHVRVSLENMAAKLGQEDACHITPTQIAIEALVQCKSYLKKECNINVHLL; encoded by the exons ATGAATATGTTTGATGAACTTG ATTCATCCCTTGAATCTGAATGTTTAACTACTAAGGATGATCTGGCACTAAAG AAAAAGTCACAGGAAACTGGACCACATCTAGATGGAAGATGTATATATCTTGTTGGAATGATGGGCTCTGGGAAAACAACAATTGGCCAAATTTTATCTCAGTTACTGCATGGTTATTCTTTCTTTGACAG TGACAAATTAGTAGAGGAGGCTGCTGGTGGGGCTACAGTTGCTGACATATTCAAGCTGCATGGTGAGAGCTTCTTCCGAGAAATGGAG ACTGAGGTGTTGAGGAAGCTGTCACGAACGTATCGACTTGTTATATCGACGGGTGGTGGAGCTGTTGTTGAGCCTATCAACTG GAAATACATGCACAAGGGTATTATTGTTTTTATAGACGTACCGTTGGAAGTATTGGCACGAAGAATAACTAGTGTAGGAACTACATCTCGTCCACTTCTGCATCATGGATCTAGTGATTCTTATGTAAAG ACTTTAAGGCAACTATCTATGCTATGGAAGGAAAGGAGTGAAGCCTACAACAATGCTCATGTGAGAGTTTCCTTGGAAA ATATGGCAGCCAAGTTGGGACAGGAAGATGCATGTCATATTACTCCAACTCAAATTGCTATAGAG GCACTCGTGCAATGCAAGAGCTATTTGAAGAAAGAGTGCAACATTAATGTTCATCTACTTTGA